tatctttttactactcgattaggaccttgggaaagccatttaacttcgttaTTAACGACATTCCCACTctaaacctattgaatcgaaagtaaattgagtaattataaatgttatgagaaaacattattatttgccaataaaatgttgagttgcataccgtttggcttaaccattcatgaaaagattctgtgaataacctATTAATATCGCGATGTTGTGATCTTCATGAGCGTGGACGAGATCTtaagatttgtttgtactcactatgttaaacacatgtttaattcgttaaaaaataaacaaataaaaaaaagaataatatttatcatattctagaacttacttgcgtaattgtTCAAGTGCATCGTGGTGGAAAAGAACATATCTATGTGCTTCTATCCAAGATCGGTcatctaattctacaatttcaactttgccgattggttctccataactttgaaataaataagttttgtccAAGTTAGGATCATTGAGTCtggcatttctacttggtctattcaatcttgtttcaacatctaaATATCTAGAATAGAATGTCATACACTCCTTTGCCAAGTAGCCTTTAGCAATTGATCCTTCCGGATAACGCTTGTTAcggcaataagacttcaatttgcttaggaacctaaacaccatatacaacattatcaaaactggtaactataggtataaaggtgaatgcctttgaaataaattagcacctttcaatTGGATACATCCAACGATAGAAAACCGGCCCACCAATTATTGCTTCACGAGGGAGATGAATGACaaggtgcaccataatagtgaagaaggaaggtggaaagatcttctccaaattgtaTAATGTCAAAGTGGCTTGATCTTGtactttttcaagttcttcaacattcagaactttgccacaaattgctttcattatattggacagcACAATTATATAGGACGTTACCTTCtttgacatacagcaccgtaaagcaactggaaGTAGAATCTTGCATCaggatgtgatagtcatgtgattttaatgaatatagtcttcaatctttaagacttacacatcgagatatatttgatgaatacgcatccggaacctttatatccttcaacaccatgcagaacatttctttctcttcctttgacattgcaaaaattgtaggcggcaaccaatattttccattaggaagtacttggggatgaagatcacgcctaATTACCATGTGAACTAAATCAAGTTGACTCTAAAGATTCAAAATTGTCTGGatgatgttctcgcagacattcttctcaatatgcatcacatcaagattgtggcgtaatatgtgatgctcccaataaggcaactcaaaaaaaatacttcttttcttcCACAAGTCCACCTCATTAGGGTCATCCTCCTCATCAGATTCATCAttagattcatccctcgatcgtCTATTTGTTTGCCTATTAGATGGTTGATTCAGCTTCCCGTAACTAAAatccatatcttttaacatgaataagatttcagatccaatggtctgctcaggagcttttttcaactcttcagtaccgtcaaataaagCCTTCTGAAATCTATATctatgattttcatctaaccattgacgatgccccatatagcagaacttcttcccattatataaccactaTGAACACGTTtgagcagcacaacaaggacaagcataacgtcctttggtactccaacccgataaattcGCATAtcccgggaaatcattaattgtccacatcaAAGTAGCACATAggtaaaagttctcctttctcaatacatcatacgTCTCAACACCcacccataattgttttaactcttcaataagtggctgtagatatatgtcaatatcatttctggGGCCTTGCTCTccggggataatcatagataatatcAAAGAAGATTTCTTCATGCAAAGCCATGGAGGCAAATTATAAGGAACAAGGaccacaggccaagtactgtacgaggtgctcatgattttaaaaagattaaatccaTTAGATGCTAACCCAAGCCTTACACTCCaaggatcacttgcaaagcttggaaatttattgccAAATGATTTCCATGCAAAAGAATATGCaagatgccttaataatccatcatccgttcgttgatcatgatgccacATCATGAACTCagctgtctttgacgacatgaatagcctttgaagccttgggatTAGCGGGAAATATCACAAAATCTTGTTCAGCTTCCTTCTTGAATGTGGCCCATATTCATCCTCATTAACATCTTTTGCATCTCTATTCATCCAATGagatttaccgcaaacatgacaagactatTAATTTCtccgatcaccccaatacaacatgcaatcatttgggcaactatgaatttcgttgtacccaaggcccaaatcttttatcactttcttcatgtctttacatgattgagggatttttgcaaacgggaacatttctctcaaaagctctaacagcattgtcaaagagttttcGGTCCACCCTCCTAAACATTTTAAGTGGAAAAGGCGAATATAGAatgacattttcaaaaattttgatccctcataaagttcttcattcatttcaccaagtaacgtgtagaactttgccgcttctTCATTCGGTTGTTCATCTGGTACACTTCTTCTCGTTTCCATAAAAGTATTCCCACCGATATTATAATCATCGGATGCAACATATTTTGGTGGAAATGACTGGAAACCTTCACtccgcatattaaatgcatcccgcatcataccttccatgtcatcttctctaacatgCTGACGGTAACCACTATAAGGATAACCCAGATTAATTGTCGAAGAGGCTCCACtaggtgtacactctccatggaaaatccattttttataccccgaatgaagccatcaacaattagatgttcgtagaaaacttcacgataatgccaatagatattgccacacttcttacacggggaaagaatcatattctcttggcttgaattgtgaaatgcaaaatctaaaaaagattgcactccattttgatactcattgcttgcccttgagaaattcatccaagtcctatccatttcgtagttgttgaagtctaaagttggcaataagttacacgggtaagttgtttattttgtaagtcttgatatgatatatatttatgttttatgtaagttatgtagattatgtaagttatgaaatttgaactttaaactacatgcttttaaggaaattattagattaaactacatgtattagttaaattatgtaagttgttatgtacgttatgtgagttatgtaatttatttaagtaatgatcaatattaatactattttgataaaaattagttataatatatttaaacaatgATCAATATTGttatattgataaaattatttataattggccCTTCAGTCgttgaaatttttaattcttttttaaggTCGATAGAATTATTTATAAGCTCCATAGaacttttttgaaaatattttttttatacaaatacatttaaaaatattaaatattaaaatcaaacattattaatataaaaaaatagtaatttgaatataataatatcaaaaaagaatcgtagtttaatttttataagtaaattggaaataaattaaggttatataaatattcaatagcgatagaacttttttcaattcttcttgaattttttaagattcataatacgtggcgttgttacacctagggaggatccattatatcttgcagctcgatataaggcaacccgtcaggtttccagcgtatatactttgaatctttaaaatatttaatataaggaatggacaagcaagctacatatatggtaataaaattaattcatacttattcatacttaagttgaatcaaataataattaagttgaaccaaaatataaaaacttattcatacttcaaataataattaatactgttttgataaaaattagttataacttttaaagacatttaaaaatattaaatattaaaatcaaacattattaatataacaaaatagtaatttgaatataataatatcaaaaaagaatcgtagtttaatttttataagtaaattgaaataaattaaggttatataaatattcaatagcgatagaacttttttcaattcttcttgaattttttaagattcatcatacgtggcgttgttacacctagggaggatccattatatcttgcagctcgatataaggcaacccgtcaggtttccaacctatatactttgaatctttaaaatatttaaaataaggctggagagaaggtcagctattattgttgtaattataatggacaagcaagctacatatatggtaataaaattaattcatacttattcatacttcaaataattaATACTATAAGGTCAAGTTTctagcctatatactttgaatctttaaaatatttaaaacgtaccttaataaaatgtacctggtctactccactctcaccagcaaacagaggctggagtccaaaaagtaatatttgttaagtaatttaaagtgaaaatgcatagaaataaggaaaaaaatttagcaaCGAAACCTGTACGTACCTAGAACAAATGTCAATGGctgtggtgtatttagttgcaccaaatattatttcaggtgctcgatagtacctaCAACAGattaagcaaatataaaaactttatctatatcagTACCAATTTTTAATTCGAGGATTAAATGGCAGCTTTAGTTGAACCAATACTTGCAGGAGGAACAGGAAGCAGTAAA
This window of the Gossypium hirsutum isolate 1008001.06 chromosome A09, Gossypium_hirsutum_v2.1, whole genome shotgun sequence genome carries:
- the LOC107939697 gene encoding uncharacterized protein, with protein sequence MDFSYGKLNQPSNRQTNRRSRDESNDESDEEDDPNEVDLWKKRIALRCCMSKKVTSYIIVLSNIMKAICGKVLNVEELEKVQDQATLTLYNLEKIFPPSFFTIMVHLVIHLPREAIIGGPVFYRWMYPIERFLSKLKSYCRNKRYPEGSIAKGYLAKECMTFYSRYLDVETRLNRPSRNARLNDPNLDKTYLFQSYGEPIGKVEIVELDDRSWIEAHRYVLFHHDALEQLRNEYKQILRSRPRS